AATTAAAACGGATACGTTCTGCAAAAGCCCCAGTAATTAATGCCGGTGTAATAATCGCAAACTTCAATTGAAACATGGCAAACAAAACCAAAGGTATAGTGGGAAGCGCTCCCCAAGCAACATTCCCTAATGTACCTTTCATCATAAAAAATGTACGCGGATCACCCACAATACCACCGATATCATCGCCGAAAGCTAAACTAAAGCCAACAATGACCCAAAGGATTGTCATTAAACACATACATATAAAGCTTTGCATCATCGTTGAAATTACATTCTTCTTGCTAACCATACCGCCGTAAAAAAAGGCAAGTCCAGGTGTCATAATCAACACCAATGCAGAAGAAGTCAACAACCAGGCCGTATCTCCCGTATCAAATTCTGTCTTGTTTAAGTCAGACAAGTCAATCGAGGGAAATACAAGTCCTAATACTCCCAAAAGAACTAGAACAATGAGTGGAATAATTTTTTTCATTTGTTTAAACTGATTAGTGTTTTCAATACATTAATAAAATTGTTAAAAAAATACAAGAACAAAACAAAAACCTACTTTCTCTTATAATTTTTTCAAATATAAAGTCTTTTTATTAAAAAAATACCATGTTATTTTATTTTTTATGATTTTTTTTACATAATTTCACAAAAACAAATACAAAAACCACAATAATCACTTAATTTTTCAACCAAAAACCAAACAAAACAAGCAAAACAAAGATAATTTCACCTAAAAACATCAAACAAATCAAACTTAAACCCAAAAAAACATGAAAAGACTTCTAACAACCATCATCCTGTCGACATTTCTAATAAAAACAGCCACCTGCCAAGAAGAAACAAAAGAAAAAGGAATAGAAATATCCGGATCAGTGGACACCTATTGGAAATATGATTTTCAAAACAAACCCAACATCAACACCTATTTTACGGAAGACAACAACTCTGTGTCTATTGGCATGGTGGATCTGGCTGTAAAAAAGAAGTTTAAAAAAGCATCATTTGTCGGAGAATTATCTTTTGGGCCCAGAGGACAGTATCGATCCATTATGAACGGTGATGGCCAGGCCGGCGATGACAAAAACAGTTTCCACATCCAAAATTTATATGTAGGCTATGATCTAACCGAGAAGCTCAATCTTACTGCAGGATTCATGGGAACATTTGTGGGTTTTGAAGTAATATCGCCCACATACAACTTTCATTATTCAACTTCCTATTTATTTGGCGCCGGCCCCTTTCAAGACGCAGGTTTAAAAGCTACCTATAGTTTCTCAGACAAAGTAGCCTTAATGGTCGGACTATTTAACGACTGGAACGTCTATCAAGATATGAACGGAGTTTCCCATGTCGGATCACAACTGGCCTATACCCCCAATGACAAAAGCAGCTTCTATCTCAATTTTCTGACAGGATCGTCCGCTGGCGGTAAAAACAATTACAGTTCCGGGACCTTGGTCGATCTCGTTGCCAATTATGACTTCACCTCGAAATTTTTCCTTGGATTAAATGCTACAAATTATAAAAAGAGAGATGGTGGCGGTTACTCTGGAATAGCACTTTATCCAAGAATTCATTTTTCAGAAAATTTTGGTCTAGGATTACGCGAAGAGTTTTTCCAAACGCATAAAGAGGAAGAAAATGGAATCCCTAGCTCCAATATCCTCGCAACCACCTTAACAGCAGAATACAATTACCATGGATTCAAATTTATTCCCGAAATCAGAATTGACAAAGGAAATACCGAACGATTCATCAAGAACGACTTAAGCCCAACTAAATCTGCAGGACAATTTCTATTGGCCTGTGTATACAGTTTCTAAAGAGCATTCCATTACACCAAAGAAAAGGGCAGACTACACTGCGATGCCCCCAAAAGCGAGACACTTTCTGGGGGCATTTTTATGAGAAAAAACACAGTTTGGAATTCAAACTTAGTCTTGTCGATCGGATCGTTCAAGGTTATTGTTCAGCAAAAAACACTTACCGAACACTTACAGAAACATGCCGATCCATAATACGATCGGATTCGGGCGCATCTGCCTTATACTTGGCAAACTGTGAACCGTACCCCTCTGCACCGATTACCTGTTTGGAAAGCTGCTCTTTACCCAGGTAATCCTTTACAGCTGTTGCGCGCTCAAGCGATAACTTTTTATTAAAATCCTCATTACCTGTTTTGTCGGTATAACCACCGATCTTAATATTGGCTGCAGGAAAAGCCTTTAATATCGCCGCAAGATTACGCAGTTGCACCTGGCTTTCAGGCAACACCTCGGCTGTACCTGTTTTGAAATTCAGGTTATCGAAATCAAACCAGGTATTTTTCAGGGAATCCTCACCGATCGACTTATAATCGGACTTTAGAAATTGGACCAACTGATCTTCTATCCCGCCTTTAAATGCAGCAAGTTTGACACCGTCTGGCAAGATGACCTCCGTCTGCTCGCGCTCCACTACACTGGAACCTGTTTTCATCGTACTTGAATCCACCATTGCACTGTTCACACTGGTGTCGGTAGCACCGTCTTGCTTACTGCCACTGCAGCCTTTTCCAAATAAAAACCAGAGTAGAGCCAATATAACCAAGGCGATTAAAATCTTCCACCAACCGCCACCGGAACCGTTTCTGGAATTGTTTTCAGCTATTGCTGCCCGCGACTCGCCTGTTCTCGGCAATGACAAAGGCTCTTTATGTGCTTCCAACTCATTTGCTGGATTAATGGAGCTTGGCTTATGACTATCGACCTCCCTGACAACATCGGCAGGAACTGCAGGTTCAGTCACCGACTCCGCAGGTGGAGAAAAATGCGCCCCATCGAAAAGCTTTCCAAAGGCACCTAAACCTAAACCCGCTGGCACAGCAGCAGCAAAAGCTGTTTTATTTTCCTGCAAAACATGACCGATACGTTCAAAATCCCAATTTTGTCCCTTATTTGTTAAACTGGAGAATATCGCTGGCAGAGAAAAGTTCATTAATTTCCCAATGGAACTACCATCATAGCCCAAATAACCGGCAACGGTACTCAAAACGGTATCAAGGCCACCACCAAATATTGATCCCAGTAGCCCAGCCGAATTCTCACCTTCCACCGCACGAGCCCCTGCAGACTCATCCGCGTTGGCGACACCGCCGAGAAGTCCTTTGAGATCAAAATCCGCAAAATGCTGCTTGGCCTTTTCAAGTATTGCCGAAATTCCACCGGAATCGG
The Sphingobacterium multivorum genome window above contains:
- a CDS encoding outer membrane beta-barrel protein, whose amino-acid sequence is MKRLLTTIILSTFLIKTATCQEETKEKGIEISGSVDTYWKYDFQNKPNINTYFTEDNNSVSIGMVDLAVKKKFKKASFVGELSFGPRGQYRSIMNGDGQAGDDKNSFHIQNLYVGYDLTEKLNLTAGFMGTFVGFEVISPTYNFHYSTSYLFGAGPFQDAGLKATYSFSDKVALMVGLFNDWNVYQDMNGVSHVGSQLAYTPNDKSSFYLNFLTGSSAGGKNNYSSGTLVDLVANYDFTSKFFLGLNATNYKKRDGGGYSGIALYPRIHFSENFGLGLREEFFQTHKEEENGIPSSNILATTLTAEYNYHGFKFIPEIRIDKGNTERFIKNDLSPTKSAGQFLLACVYSF
- a CDS encoding OmpA family protein, with amino-acid sequence MENQLLKGAKDFFDEEAVAQIGQVLNQDKEGVKQGLNATIPALFLGLSQHSDSGGISAILEKAKQHFADFDLKGLLGGVANADESAGARAVEGENSAGLLGSIFGGGLDTVLSTVAGYLGYDGSSIGKLMNFSLPAIFSSLTNKGQNWDFERIGHVLQENKTAFAAAVPAGLGLGAFGKLFDGAHFSPPAESVTEPAVPADVVREVDSHKPSSINPANELEAHKEPLSLPRTGESRAAIAENNSRNGSGGGWWKILIALVILALLWFLFGKGCSGSKQDGATDTSVNSAMVDSSTMKTGSSVVEREQTEVILPDGVKLAAFKGGIEDQLVQFLKSDYKSIGEDSLKNTWFDFDNLNFKTGTAEVLPESQVQLRNLAAILKAFPAANIKIGGYTDKTGNEDFNKKLSLERATAVKDYLGKEQLSKQVIGAEGYGSQFAKYKADAPESDRIMDRHVSVSVR